Below is a window of Zerene cesonia ecotype Mississippi chromosome 18, Zerene_cesonia_1.1, whole genome shotgun sequence DNA.
CCCACTGTTTATGACTCTGCCCACATAGGCCATGCATGTTGTTATgttaaattagatattatcCAAAGAATactgaaaagtttttttaacataaagcTCGTAACCGCAATGGGAATGACAGATATTGatgataagataataaaaaaggcgaaagaaacaaaaactgCATACAAAGCTGTCTCAAAGCAGTTCGAACACGAATTCTGGATAGACATGGcaaatttaaacattgaaaaacCCATGATTGTTACCAGAGTTTCAGATCATATGAATACAAtagaaaactttataaaaaatttaatagattcaAACATGGCATACATGGCTAAAGATGGTTCagtttattttgatacaacaaagtttcatttatatgGTAAGTTACAATCAACACAGGATCATGGGGAACCAAgtgatgaatttaaaaagaataatatggATTTTGCATTATGGAAAGCATATAAACCAGGGGAACCCAGCTGGCAAACACAATGGGGGGATGGGAGACCTGGATGGCATATTGAGTGCTCAGCTATGGTCAGTAAAATTTTTGGCTCCCAATTAGACTTTCATGCTGGTGGTATTGACTTGAAATTTCCTCACCATGAAAATGAAGAAGCTCAATCCTGTGCATTCCATAGCACAAGACAATGGGCCAACTATTGGATCCACATTGGACATTTGAACttaaaagatacaaaaatgtCTAAATCTCTCCAAAATACCATATCAATACCAAACTTATTAGAAACATACAGTGCAGATACATTCAGAATGGCATGTCTGTTATCTAATTATAGGCATCCTATGGAATATAGTGATCAAATGATGAAAATGGCCCAAgaagttgtaaataaatttaagtttttccTGAAAGATGTAAGTGTTTATGTGAATAATAGTCATGAGGGCAGTGcgtcatataattataaacttttgaaCAGTTTGCAGCTAACTGAAGAGAAAAATTTAGAGGCATTAAAAAGTGATTTTGATACACCAACTTGTATCAATTCAATGCTAAGTTTGATGAGTAATGCAAATACCATAATGAAAATAGATACAGCAAACTTTTATCCTGTACCAATGATATTGATTGCAGATTATATACTTGATATGTTAACAAAGTTCGGTCTTCAAATGAAAGAATCTacagaacataatatatcaaattcacTTATTGATACCCTAGTAGAGTTTAGGCATACTGTGAGGGAAAATGCTTTGAAAGCTAAAGATAAGGAGCTGCTAACATCATGCGATATAGTTAGGGATAAAATGAAATCAGTGAAAATACAAATCAATGATAGCAAGACACCATCATggatttatgttaaataatgttttaatatattgtatagttatttgtataatatactgTAAGTAGTAAAAGTAATTCCATAAATTTTGTGTTCCTTTTTTATGTGAGTAATATCTAGTAGATAATTtcgtacaattttttttgtacaattaacagggaaacttaaaaaaaagcaatattagGTTTTCTCTAaactttattaacattaaattaattacacttaTGACAGATCACTTgagtataaaaaaactaagtcGTCCCTATCTCCCAAGTATTTTTTCCAATAACTGAACAATGCATGTCTACAGTAGTCAACACTATAAccaagtatatattatagttactAGGTATTATAATCTTACtcaatattgtaatttgttgtCAAATTGTGATCTGTAACATTTGCTTACAATATAAgagcaatatatttaatcatattataatgcgAATACAtcgctattatatattatgccgAGAATTGACATCTCCCAAATTACGGTCAGGTGCAAGTTACGTGTGGACGATTACAGTAAGTTTTTACATAAACCGAACCTCACCCATCATATTGAATGCCCAtttcaacatattataatggttTCACATTGATagattgtttgttatttaccgtaaaataatgcaattaattGTTTACCGAATGTTGCGGGTCACAATTTGTTCATAGATTACAAGTCAGGGCCCGATTTCCGCAATACTATAATCTACCgttgttttcaattttgcGATGACTTTGTAATGTTTTACGTGATTGTtcagaaaaattaacaaaggTATTAAATTAGCAAGACTAAATTCAGAACTGTCATAAATTCCTtttgttcttttaattttcaatttaggTTTATCAAAAATGTGTCTGACTAGAAAATTAGGAATTGTACTTCTAATCTATTCCTCGGTCACATGCAATAATCGACAACATCTATCATATGCATTTACGCTTTCAAAGTCATTTTTAAGtacttaaaactttaattgtaCAAGGGAGATATGATTATAAACCTAATTGGCTTGAACATTTTTGtcttgtattaaattttccgCCTTATACACTTNNNNNNNNNNNNNNNNNNNNNNNNNNNNNNNNNNNNNNNNNNNNNNNNNNNNNNNNNNNNNNNNNNNNNNNNNNNNNNNNNNNNNNNNNNNNNNNNNNNNNNNNNNNNNNNNNNNNNNNNNNNNNNNNNNNNNNNNNNNNNNNNNNNNNNNNNNNNNNNNNNNNNNNNNNNNNNNNNNNNNNNNNNNNNNNNNNNNNNNNNNNNNNNNNNNNNNNNNNNNNNNNNNNNNNNNNNNNNNNNNNNNNNNNNNNNNNNNNNNNNNNNNNNNNNNNNNNNNNNNNNNNNNNNNNNNNNNNNNNNNNNNNNNNNNNNNNNNNNNNNNNNNNNNNNNNNNNNNNNNNNNNNNNNNNNNNNNNNNNNNNNNNNNNNNNNNNNNNNNNNNNNNNNNNNNNNNNNNNNNNNNNNNNNNNNNNNNNNNNNNNNNNNNNNNNNNNNNNNNNNNNNNNNNNNNNNNNNNNNNNNNNNNNNNNNNNNNNNNNNNNNNNNNNNNNNNNNNNNNNNNNNNNNNNNNNNNNNNNNNNNNNNNNNNNNNNNNNNNNNNNNNNNNNNNNNNNNNNNNNNNNNNNNNNNNNNNNNNNNNNNNNNNNNNNNNNNNNNNNNNNNNNNNNNNNNNNNNNNNNNNNNNNNNNNNNNNNNNNNNNNNNNNNNNNNNNNNNNNNNNNNNNNNNNNNNNNNNNNNNNNNNNNNNNNNNNNNNNNNNNNNNNNNNNNNNNNNNNNNNNNNNNNNNNNNNNNNNNNNNNNNNNNNNNNNNNNNNNNNNNNNNNNNNNNNNNNNNNNNNNNNNNNNNNNNNNNNNNNNNNNNNNNNNNNNNNNNNNNNNNNNNNNNNNNNNNNNNNNNNNNNNNNNNNNNNNNNNNNNNNNNNNNNNNNNNNNNNNNNNNNNNNNNNNNNNNNNNNNNNNNNNNNNNNNNNNNNNNNNNNNNNNNNNNNNNNNNNNNNNNNNNNNNNNNNNNNNNNNNNNNNNNNNNNNNNNNNNNNNNNNNNNNNNNNNNNNNNNNNNCTTTCCATGCCACAAGGTAGTCTCGGAGCATCTTGTATAgtgagtaataatttataaataataaaaccactATAGATAAGAAATAGTGCCATACTATTGAGCTAAACAGCAGACATAATTTAAGCAGTACCAATGCAAGTTGCAGGCAGACAAGTAGGCACATCAGTTTTGAAGGATTGTTGAATACAgtctgaaattaaattaatcaatgctagtattataaatgcaaagatTGATTATTCAATGAATGTATGTGTGTTACtttatcacattaaaattactcaaaacattttaatataacttaagACACATAGTAACTTATAAACCAGAATaattcgaattttttttttagcttttcCCTATGATTTTGCACCCAGGTTGATTTTTCAAAGgtttttaccttttatatgattaatgaCTTAAAAAATTGCTAACTTTCTGagatagtatttattttttattttataaaaatatatgcaatgaAGAGAAGTACTTACATAAAACCTCACATGTGCCATATTAGTAGGATCCGCGGCGACGGTGGATGTATCCGCGATGTATATTTGATCATCGCATCGAACCCGCGAGCCTTGCGACCAAAATTTACTTCCAGACCATTGTGGCACGTCATTTGTTTCACTTGTTGCAGTACCttaatagattaataataatacttaatggATTCTGTCAATTGTTGGGATGATAAAATGGACGCAACAcaccttttaaatattagattgcagtaaacatacattttaaaataaatttataaataaaattattatttttttttttgtaaagcgAGTGGTGCCAAAACAAGTacagaattattataattattatttattcagtattaTGCTACTAGATAAGaagataaaaacaacaaatccATCCATGAACTCACCCTCTAATCTCCAAGACCCAAGATGCTTGGTTGCCCTATGAGGTACATCGCAAAACAACGCTGGCAACATTTGTGCCGCATATCGGCCGCACAGAGAACCCCATACTAACCCCACTTGTTGGGCCGCTGATAGCACATCATAATAAAGGTATGgctaaaaaaacaatacgaaaaaataaagcatatgATTGTGTATGAGAATttcgaatttgaattttatttacttgagGTGTTATCTGTAGAAAATTTCTGAGAAATTCTCGGCTTATGTTATTtggcattttttattctttcatttaCTACCTGCTTTAGTCCTCACAGTGTGAAAAAATGTGATATTCTAAGCAATTGCTTGTCATTTGGACATggttttaaaaagataatttataaaatagtaaatagtttAGTGTTTAATACattagtttaaaacaaaattgagcaaattataaatttataccagcaagcaataaaatatgctaATATGATAAGAAATACTTATTACAAAATCAGGCTATCATTAGTGatgagatttaaaaataattacctgTGCAAAACAACATGGTACAAAACTTGTGTAATATGCACcaattattgaatgaaatagtattttcttaacTCTGAGATTGAAATCTTCTTTCAACATTTCCACTTCTAAACGAATTTGTTCCGGATCATGTGAGCAACTATGCATAGGTAATGTCTCTGTATGATTTAACTCCAAAAATGCATCAATTTGGAATCCAAAaagtataaagtatattattgaTCTGAAATAGTAAAcaggtatataataatttttacaaaaaaaggaTTTGGTTTGcatagaaaaatctatttgtgTATGTGTTCATTTACCAGCTATATAACAGCAAGATATGGAAATTGGAGTAACATTCAGTTGCTTTTTTATAAGACAATACTTACGGATAAACCAAATACACCATTTTTACGAGAGgatatttcaataacaaataatatgtactcCATCCCAGCATACCAATAATTGCACCAAGAATAAACATCCTGAAAAGAGTTTTTGATGatagttttaacaaattgcaatgatataacataataataattaactattacagctatatataatactattaatattataaatatgaaagtttgtaaggatgtgtcaTGTTTGATGTGATATTTGTTGATGTTtgtttgctactctttcacgcaaaaactactgaaccaattgcaatgaaatttggtacatatagctggacaactggaataacatataggcaactttttattccgatattccttcgagatacagacttacacgggcaaaaccacggggcgcagctagtataatgtAAACCACAAAtcttttttgttacaaatacaatatgcACAATATAACTTTGCTTTGGAGATAGAAAGTTGTGCAATAACtctttattaatgaataaaccaAATGAAATGAGCTTTTTTGCCACTTACATGTACAGCCAATGTTCCTATTCCACAACTCAgtacattaaaacattaagcTTTGGTcctcaaattataattaattttacatacctTGCTGCCATGGTGACATGTGGCATCATCTTAGGTGCTACAAATAATCTCACTATGGCCACACTTGCACTCAATAACAACCTTGGGCTTATTATACCCATAATAAACATCACCACATGTGGATCTACTAGATGGAAGTGCTAAAagaaattatgattataatagcttttgtttataatgtttatttattactaaagtgaaaaataatactgTTACTGTATTACTGATACATTAAATGGTTGAAATtaaagttgttattttttaagtctAGTAACCGAAAAACAAGGATATACTACGTacaatattctaatatttctTTCTTACCATTGCCTGTGTGGTATATGATGTTGGCAACCACCAAGCGGTTCTGTACAAATTCAGAAACTGTAGTCCTGTAGCTACTGctaaaaatgtgaaagtcaTAATTTCAAACAACAACTCCCCATCTAATGGTATAAATGGGAATGGTATGTGTTTAGGCGGTGACGGGCCCTCTGGTAATTTGACTTCAGGAACAGGTGTGTTTGACGGGAGCCTTGCCCTTACACGTTTACCATTTGCAAAATCTTCATCTAATACAGGAGTTCCCTTGGAGAGAAATAAACCATATTAACGAAATTCATGGGATGCAAATACAGTgaaggtatataaaaaaaaattataggcTATTTACATATGGTTTTTTAGTGGTAAATATCGACTTATATCTCAAATATTTGACGTACCTTTTTTGCTGTTCCTGACAGTTTCTTTGGGGCCACCATTTTAGTGGTTACCGGGGGTAAGGGCCGCTTAATTAAAGGATCTTTGATGATCTTACGCCGTCTGGAAATCGCGGTTGACGAGGTATTGCTGACTTGTGAGTAGGCCCACCGGCGAGCCAAGAGTATAGTCAAACAGCCAAGCACCGTTGGTAGGAAGAATACAACAAAAGGTCCACTTTCATCTTCGTCACAACTCATCACTCACATGATAAAATGtcgcaatataattatttcgatTTTACACACTTGCGATTATTTTGACAAAATGTTGTTTGATACataaatgacaaatttcaGACGTCATTTTCATTGTGACCTCGAATTTGACGTTGTTACTTGTTTGACATAACCATAAAGTAACAAAGTATAGATTTGTAACTAATTGATACTTAATCTCTTCTTTCTTTTATCTATCTTGAACCTATTTAATCGATTATGCCTTtgaatatactaataaatcgacagataaaaaatttaaaacatgataCTAATAAACACGTTTAATGACATGTATTATGCGCtgcgttataatttttatttaattaagaccTCTtcactacacaacggattttgatggggttttttaatagataaggTGATTCGAGAGGAAGGTATAATCAAACTTCTCTGAATTTAGTGCGAAGCTGCAGGCATAAGCTATTACTCAATATAGGAAAGTGTAATTAGTACTTAATACttgacttatttaaatatttatactggACTTTTATACACAGCTCAGTATTTTTCAAgaataacgttttaaatttaaaaatttttcaaaattaaaaaagtgccAAAAGCTTTACGGCTACGCATACcaaaatgacaaataaaataaagatgacATTTTTGACGCATAATTTTGACGTTTagttaaaaacaaagttattgATCCCGATTCCTTTAGCCGGcaccaattttattaaatatttattgaaatgcgATTAAACATCGAAGtggtcatataaataaataaaaaatgtcttttGCTATTCTTTGTTCGTTTGTACTTGCTTTTTATGTGGTTATATGGTTCTTTGATTCTGTATTTAAGGTGattgatgatattataattactaagtaggtaatttttctataaaaaatatattaataacaaaacttttttatttttagagttGTATGCATTACCCATACTATGCATTTTTAGAGGGAACAGGGTTGAAAGttggaattttaaattttacttggACAACCACTGCATTTAATAGATGCATCTACAGATGGAGTAAGAACCTTGCACGTGTTTTAAGAAAATGGTTCACGGTTGGATATTACATAGCAGTTGGATTGTTTCTTCCCTTTGTAGTATGGACTCTAATATCCTTTATTATTGAGCATTTTCATgaaacaattcaaataaatggtGTGCCAGAGATCAAAGCTATATTACCTGGTGTAAATGTTCCCGCATCTGACTTTTGGATATATTTCCTTGCTATTGCATTAAGTTCAATTTTCCATGAACTCGGACATGCAATGGCCGCTGCACATGAAGATGTACAAGTTATTGCAGTTGGTGTATATATATTCACCATAATACCAATAGCATTTGTCCAACTAAATACAGAACATTTAAATAGCCTTCCCATTCTAAAAAGGCTTAAAATTTACTGTGCAGGTGTCTGGCATAACTTAGCTTTGGCAATATTTGCTATGATGCTATTTTTTGCCGCACCAGTATTATTCAGTATTGCTTATGAAACAGATATTGGAGTAAGGGTCACTGACTTCACATCTGATTCCCCATTGAAGGATGCTAGAGGACTTGACAAGGATGATGTGATAAAGGCTATTAACGCCTGCAACATTAAAGACTCTTATGACTGGTCATATTGTTTGCATGTTGCCCATGACAGATTTGGAGTATGCACCAGTGCAGAATTCATATCACAGAATGATGAAATAATGATGGAAACCGTCAAAGAGAATGGAGTGGTTGAATGTTGTCGGAAGGATGATCTATACAGTTTCTGCTTTGAATATATGGAACCTAAGATGGTTGTTGATTCTGTTTTACCAGGACAGT
It encodes the following:
- the LOC119833943 gene encoding transmembrane protein 39A codes for the protein MSCDEDESGPFVVFFLPTVLGCLTILLARRWAYSQVSNTSSTAISRRRKIIKDPLIKRPLPPVTTKMVAPKKLSGTAKKGTPVLDEDFANGKRVRARLPSNTPVPEVKLPEGPSPPKHIPFPFIPLDGELLFEIMTFTFLAVATGLQFLNLYRTAWWLPTSYTTQAMHFHLVDPHVVMFIMGIISPRLLLSASVAIVRLFVAPKMMPHVTMAARMFILGAIIGMLGWSTYYLLLKYPLVKMVYLVYPSIIYFILFGFQIDAFLELNHTETLPMHSCSHDPEQIRLEVEMLKEDFNLRVKKILFHSIIGAYYTSFVPCCFAQPYLYYDVLSAAQQVGLVWGSLCGRYAAQMLPALFCDVPHRATKHLGSWRLEGTATSETNDVPQWSGSKFWSQGSRVRCDDQIYIADTSTVAADPTNMAHVRFYTVFNNPSKLMCLLVCLQLALVLLKLCLLFSSIVWHYFLSIVVLLFINYYSLYKMLRDYLVAWKVYKAENLIQDKNVQAN
- the LOC119834000 gene encoding membrane-bound transcription factor site-2 protease, which translates into the protein MSFAILCSFVLAFYVVIWFFDSVFKSCMHYPYYAFLEGTGLKVGILNFTWTTTAFNRCIYRWSKNLARVLRKWFTVGYYIAVGLFLPFVVWTLISFIIEHFHETIQINGVPEIKAILPGVNVPASDFWIYFLAIALSSIFHELGHAMAAAHEDVQVIAVGVYIFTIIPIAFVQLNTEHLNSLPILKRLKIYCAGVWHNLALAIFAMMLFFAAPVLFSIAYETDIGVRVTDFTSDSPLKDARGLDKDDVIKAINACNIKDSYDWSYCLHVAHDRFGVCTSAEFISQNDEIMMETVKENGVVECCRKDDLYSFCFEYMEPKMVVDSVLPGQYSCLKPRDMIKEKLIKCTEIGGYSCPRNMHCLRPSLNNHTYLIIIERQDNNAVLFLGLPYDVYNTVFVDQYFPRMWLFSFFSPTEFEKLLRYIFIFSMGIGFVNIVPCYATDGHHIARNLIQMLAKTLNKNGDFVTFFTIFTVFVGTCITLPILVYLFYKAIFLDHLEN
- the LOC119834012 gene encoding probable cysteine--tRNA ligase, mitochondrial, whose translation is MKKIFPVLKRNLSHVCNLKPYKETKWLMPNGNPTGVYVYNCVAEERVPVILNDPTMATWYSCGPTVYDSAHIGHACCYVKLDIIQRILKSFFNIKLVTAMGMTDIDDKIIKKAKETKTAYKAVSKQFEHEFWIDMANLNIEKPMIVTRVSDHMNTIENFIKNLIDSNMAYMAKDGSVYFDTTKFHLYGKLQSTQDHGEPSDEFKKNNMDFALWKAYKPGEPSWQTQWGDGRPGWHIECSAMVSKIFGSQLDFHAGGIDLKFPHHENEEAQSCAFHSTRQWANYWIHIGHLNLKDTKMSKSLQNTISIPNLLETYSADTFRMACLLSNYRHPMEYSDQMMKMAQEVVNKFKFFLKDVSVYVNNSHEGSASYNYKLLNSLQLTEEKNLEALKSDFDTPTCINSMLSLMSNANTIMKIDTANFYPVPMILIADYILDMLTKFGLQMKESTEHNISNSLIDTLVEFRHTVRENALKAKDKELLTSCDIVRDKMKSVKIQINDSKTPSWIYVK